The stretch of DNA ATATTCTGGAAGTAGATAAAAACTGGACCAGAATAAAAATGCATTATGATGGTTATGAAGGATGGATGGATACCAAGCAAATAAAACCTGTATCAGATGAGGAGCTGGCTAACAGAAAAGTGTCTTTAATTACTGAAGATTTTTCTTCCGTTATCATGAATGATGGAAGAACTTTACTTTCTATGGGTTCCGAAGTTGAATTTCCTGCAGTTGCTTCAAGAAGGAGCCATGATATCCGTGAAAGTATTGCCCTGACTGCAAGAGAATTTATTAATGTCCCTTATTTATGGGGAGGCAAAAGCTTCTTTGCTGTAGACTGTTCAGGTTTTACGCAGCTGGTTTATAAAATTCATGGTGTAAAATTACCGAGAGACACCTATCAGCAGGCTGAAGTAGGAAGCCCGTTGACTTTCGTTGAAGAAAGCCAGCCAGGAGATCTGGCGTTTTTTGAGAATGATGAAGGTAGAATTATTCACGTTGGAATTATGCTTGAGAATCAAAAAATTATTCATGCATCAGGAAAAGTGAGAATTGATATATTGGATTCTACAGGTATCTTCAATAAAGAAATGAATAAACACACGCATAAACTCAGAGTTATCAAAAATGTCCTTTAGTAGCTAAGCATGCAAGTGATTTCAAAAACATTATTAATTGTAAATATTTTTTTGCTTATTTCAATTTGGGTTTTTGTAGGATTGAAATATGCTGGCCTGCCTGATATTATTCCTACCCATTTCGATGGTGGAAGTGGTATAAATGGATATGACCATAAAAAAACAATATGGTTCTTACCTGCTATTGCTACATTTGTTTTCCTTGTTCTTATAAGTATTACAAGAGATGTCAATTCTCCGTTATTACATGTGCCTACAAGCTTTCGCAATAAAAAATCGATGAAACTTTTTGCTTACAGTATTCTTTTTCCATTATTACTGGTATTTGGAGATGTTGTTTTAGAAAGCGTCTGGATAGCAGAAGGAAGAATAAAAGCCTTAAGTAATTTGTTTTTTGTATTTCTGGGATTGTTTTTTATTGTTTTAGCAGCCAATCTGTTGATCATGATTAAAAAAGGGAAAAATGATATTGTCCAAAGATAATTTACCTCATTATACCTGGGGAGATGGTTGTGATAGCTGGATTGTAAAAGATTTGCCAGGCCTGTCGGTTAAGCAGGAATCTATGCCACCGCATGCATCGGAAAAACTTCACTTTCATAAAAATGCTGAGCAGATATTCTATATATTAAAAGGAGAAGCATTATTTAATGTGGAAGAAGAACGTTTTTTGGTTAGGGTAGGAGAGAGTATTACAATTTTGCCCAAATCAAAGCATTATATTTCCAACGATACTGGAGAAGAACTTGAATTTCTAGTAATTTCCCATCCTTCCACAAACAATGATAGATTTGAAATTGAAAAATAAGTAAATGAGTTTCCTTTATAACATATTTATCAGTCTCCTCGTTTTCGGAATGAAAGTTTTTTCCTTGTTTAATGAAAAAACTAAAAAAGGAGTCGAAGGACGAAAAAAGTCTTTATCGCTCGTCAGAGACCGATTTTCTCCATCTGATAGAGTAATCTGGATGCATGCTGCAAGCCTTGGGGAATATGAACAAGGTCTTCCTGTTTTAGAAAGACTTAAGGAACAATTTCCTGAACATAAAATTCTAATTACTTTTTTTTCACCATCAGGCTATGAAAATGTGATTAAAAAGAAGCATATGGCTGACGTTATCTGTTATCTGCCTTTTGATAATAAAAAATCAGTACGAGAATTTGTTTCAGCATTTCATACAGAATTATTTTTTACGGTTAAGTATGACTATTGGTATAATCTGCTTGCTGAATTGAAAAGCAGAGGGATCCGAACTTATGTAATATCTGCATTATTTTATGAAACGCAGTCTTTCTTTACTTCTTATGGAAAGTGGTTCGTTAAACAGTTACAGAAAGATATTGATTGGTTTTTTCACCAGACCGACTTTTCTTTTGCTTTGGCTAAAAGTGTAGGATTGGTTCAGTCTTCGGTAACAGGAGATACTAGGTTTGATAGGGTGAAACAACTGAGAAATAGAAATAATCATGTAGAAGGTATTAAGGATTTTATTGGGGAGGAAAAAGTTATTGTTTTTGGAAGTTCATGGCATGCGGAAGAAAAATTGGCAAAATTAGTTGCTGAGAAAAATCACCAGGTAAAAATAATTATTGCTCCACATGACTTAAAAAGAATTCAGCACCTAAAGGATTTATTTCCCAATGCTCTGTTATATAGTGAAGTTTTAGGCTCTCAGCTCTCAACTTTAGACTCTCAACTCTTAATTATTGATAGTATAGGACTGCTGTCAAAGTTGTATTCTTATGTAGATGTTGCAGTCGTGGGAGGAGGATTTCATGATGCGGGCTTGCATAATATTCTTGAAGCCGCAACTTTTGGTGTTCCGGTAATTTTTGGAAATCAATACAGAAAAAATCCTGAAGCAGATCAGTTAATTGCTTTCAACGGAGGTAAATCTTTTGAAAATGAATCTCTCGCAGCCGAGTTTGTTCTTTTTTTGATGAACGATCCTGAAACCCTGGGCGAAATGTCTCTGCAAGCTCAAAAGTTTGTAGATGATACTCCTGACTCGACTGAGCTTATTATTCAAAAAATCGGATCACTTTAGGAATCCCTGACTTTTTATATCTTTTATGATGACATCCAGGTCCTCGGGGATATGATCACATCGTAGCCAGGCAAGATTAACACTATTGTTCAAGCAAAGCTTTTGCAGATAGCGGTTGTCATTAATTTTATCTTCTAAATCTTCCAGAAGCTCATCAATTTCAATCCAGTAATCCTCATCTAGCTTTTTAACCAATGTCAATGCTTTCAGAGCTTTATTAATCAGGTAGATGTGAAGTTTATAAACTTCATCAAACCTTTGGTGATTGAGTTTGTTATTGTGATCCAGAATTTTGTTGATCAGAAATAAATGAAGAGATACTTCTCCAAATTTATCGGTAGTGATTTTTATATGTTCAGTAACTTCAGCGCTTAATTTTCGGATGAGAACAAGGAAGTACTTGGGGTTACTTAAGTATTTTGAAGCAAAAAGAACTTTTTCCTCAATGATTTCTTCCATTTGAGTCCTTTTTTGATCTACCGTTTCCGTATCGATAAGCTCAAAATATAATTTTTTAGATAAAAGTTTGTCTTTTTTCAGTAATCTGAAAATGAGGCGGTCTTTTTCTATTGATGAAAAATTGCTGAGAGCAGCTTTAAATTCTTTTGAATACTCCATTAATTAAATACTTTAGAATACTTCATGAATCCGTTGATTGCCCAGTTCGCAGTATAGTATAGCGACTTTACAGTAGAAAACTTCATGAAGTCTTTATACACCAGATACTGATCTTTCACAATATTCTGTTTTTTTCTCGAAACGCTTGTTGCATGCATCCTGTATTTTGCCATTGTTTTTGGAAGGGGCTTTCCTACGGGAATTTTCTTAAGTAAATTCAACCACATGACATGGTCCTCACGTTTGCTTCCTTCAGGGAAATATTCCTTTCCGACCCTTTGGGAGTCGTACATCGAAGAAAGTAAAGAAAGACGACATGTCTTTAACAAGTTATCAAAGGTAACTTCTTTATCTGCTTTGAAATCTTCAATTTTAGGAACAAGCTGTTCGTCACATCTTGCATAATTTGAATAAGCGATTTCAGCATTTTCCCTTTTCATAAAACTGACCATTTCTTCTAAGAAATCAGGTTCCCAAAAATCATCTGCATCTAAAAAAGTGATAAACCTTCCGGTTGCCTGTTCCAGAGAAAGGTTTCTTGCATGTCCGGCGCCACCATTTTTCTCGGCGATAAGAAGCTTTATCCTGGAATCATTCACTTCCTGAATAATTTCTACGGAATTATCGGTAGACTTATCATCAGTGATCAACCACTCCCAGTCTGTAAAGGTTTGATTCATTACAGAGTTGATGGTTTCTGCTAAGAATTTAGAAGAGTTATAGCAGGGAGTAATTATGGAAACTTGAGGCATGCGTGCTTTTTTGCAAATATAAGGTTTTAAAATATCTGTTTTATTGAAGGAATTTTAAGGAAATGAAAATTATAATTCCAAAATCTAAAAAAAATGACAGAGTATTTAAAAAAAATCATAATTTTAGGCCTTGAAAAATTTGATATATGAAGAAATTAGCATTACTATTTGCAGGTTTATCATTATTAGCAGCTACAGGATGTAAAGATGACGATCCTGCACAAGTGTTTCCCATTGCTGGACTTTGGCAGCCTGTAAAAGAGGTAATTACTACAATCCCTACTGGGGGGAGTGGTGTTTCCGATGAGATTACTTATACCACTTGCCAAAAGGAATCAAGATGGCAGTTCAATGAAGGAACAACTGGGAAAAGAACTGATAAGGATGAAATCGGTACGCCTGCTATATGTAGTACTGTTTCTGAAAAGAATTTTACCTATAATTATAATACGAGTGATAAAAGGATAGAAATTAAATATCAAGGTGTAGCAACTCCGGATAAAGGAAAAGTAACTACGCTTAATTCTACTACGCTCAATCTTACGATCGAAGATACTACCAACCCTAATGAGTACCATTCTGTAACATATACATTCAAGAGAGTTACTCAATAATATATTATATATTACGTGTTAGGTATCTCTTATATTTATAGTAAAGGTATCCGCTAAATTCACCATTTTATAAAACAGCGATTTTATCTTTCATAGGAGGCATTATCATAAGAATATACAATCTCATCTTAAGGTGAGATTTTTTTTGTTTAAAGTGATCATGCTAATTAATTTAAAATTAAAGTTCTATTTCTTTTAAAATCTTTATTTTTGTAAGTCTTCAAATTTTTGAAATTAATTTATAATAAAATCTATATATAAGTGTTTTACGATCATCAGCAGATAGAAAAAAAGTGGCAGAAATACTGGGAAGAAAAACAGACGTACAAAACTTCCGATATCACAGATAAACCCAAATTTTATGTTCTCGATATGTTCCCGTATCCATCAGGGGCAGGACTTCATGTAGGGCATCCGCTGGGATACATTGCATCTGATATATATGCAAGATATAAAAGACATCAGGGGTTTAATGTACTTCATCCCGTAGGGTATGACAGTTTTGGCCTTCCTGCTGAGCAGTATGCGATTCAAACAGGGCAGCATCCTGCTATTACTACGGAACAAAATATTACAAGGTATGAAGAGCAATTAAGAAAAATTGGGTTTTCATTTGACTGGAGCAGGGAAGTGAGAACTTCTGACGCTTCGTATTATAAATGGACTCAGTGGATTTTTATTCAATTGTTCCATTCGTGGTATAATAAGAATACAGATAAGGCAGAATCAATAGAAACTTTAATCCAGCATTTTGAGGAAAAAGGGACAGAAGGTTTAAATGCCAATCAGAATGATGAATTAAACTTTACTGCAGAAGAGTGGAAGAATGCTTCTGATATTGATAAAGAAGATATTCTTTTAAATTATCGTTTGGCGTACAGAGCTGAGACTACCGTTAACTGGTGCCCTGCTTTAGGAACAGTATTAGCTAACGATGAGGTGAAAGACGGAAAATCCGAAAGAGGAGGTTTTCCTGTATTTCAGAAAAAAATGATGCAGTGGAGTATGAGAATTTCTGCATACTCTGAAAGATTGTTACAGGGTCTGACTACTTTAGATTGGCCACAGCCATTAAAAGACGCCCAGGAATATTGGATCGGAAAGTCTCAGGGAGCTCAGGTGAAATTCAATGTTGAAAACCATGATGAGTTTGTAGAGGTTTTCACCACAAGACCTGATACTATTTTTGGGGCAACATTCATGGTGCTCGCTCCTGAAAATCCTTTAGTGGATACGATCACTACGGAAGCGCAAAAAGTTGAAGTAGATACTTATATTGAAGAAACTTCTAAAAAGACCGAGAGAGACAGAATGTCTGACGTTAAAAACGTGAGTGGTGCTTTTACGGGAAGTTATGTGATCAATCCTTTCAGTAATGAAAAGATGCCTGTTTATATTTCTGATTATGTATTAATGGGATATGGAACGGGAGCTGTAATGGCTGTTCCTGCTCATGATGAGCGTGATCACAGATTTGCAAAGAAATTTAATTTAGAAATTAAAAAGGTGGTTGAAACTGACGAAGATGTTCAGGAAAAATCTTTTGATTCTAAAACCAGTGTTTGTATCAACTCAGATTTCTTAAATGGTTTATCTTATGATGAAGCTAAAGCAAGAATGATTGCTGAGATTGAGAACCGTAATATAGGTCATGGAACTACTAATTACAGGCAACGTGATGCTATCTTTTCAAGACAGCGTTATTGGGGTGAGCCTGTTCCTATATATTATAAGGATGGAATGCCTTATACATTACCCGCTTCAGCTTTGCCTCTTGAACTTCCTGAGGTAGAAAAATATTTGCCGACGGAGGATGGAGATCCACCATTAGGAAATGCAAAAACATTTGCGTGGGATGAGGTAAATCAAAAGGTTGTTGCTACAGATCTTATTGATGATGTCAATGTCTTTCCATTGGAACTCTCTACGATGCCGGGATGGGCTGGAAGCTCATGGTATTTCTTAAGATATATGGATCCTCATAATGAAGAAGGGTTTGCTAAAAAAGAACTGACAGACTATTGGGGACAGGTAGATTTATATATCGGGGGAAGTGAACACGCTACGGGACATTTATTATATTCTCGTTTCTGGAATATGTTCTTAAAAGACAGAGGATGGATTGATCATAATGAACCTTTCCAAAAACTAATCAATCAAGGAATGATTTTGGGAATGAGTGCATTTGTATATAGGATAGACGGAACGAACCAATATGTTTCTAAATCTTTAGCCAATGATCATAAAACTCAGAAAATTCATGTAGATGTATCCTTATTAAAAGGAGGGTCTGATGAATTAGATACGGAAGCATTTAAACAATGGAGACCGGATTATGCGGATGCAGAATTTATTCTTGAAGACGGAAAATACATTACCGACCGCGAGGTTGAGAAAATGTCCAAATCAAAATATAATGTTGTTAATCCTGATGATATCTGTGAAGAATACGGAGCTGACGGTTTAAGATTGTATGAAATGTTTTTGGGACCATTGGAACAATCAAAGCCATGGAATACCCAGGGACTAAGTGGAGTATATGGTTTCCTTAAGAAATTCTGGAACTTATACTTTAACGGAGATGTTTTCGAAGTTTCGGATGAGGAGCCGACAAAAGCGGAATATAAGGTTTTACATACTTTAATAAAGAAGGTCGTATTTGATATTGAGAACTTCTCTTTCAATACTTCTGTGTCTTCATTTATGATTGCGGTGAATGAGCTGCAAAAATTAAAATGTAACAAGCGCAATATTCTTGAACCTTTAGCCGTTATCATTTCTCCTTATGCACCGCATATTTGCGAAGAACTTTGGAATCTCCTGGGGCATAGCGATTCTATAGAATTTGAGAAGTTTCCGGAGCTGAATGAGGCTTATTTGGTAGAAGATGAAATTGAATATCCGGTAAGCGTAAATGGCAAAATGAAGTTTAAAATATCCCTATCTGCTCAATTTTCTGCCAAGCAGGTAGAAGATTTGGTGATTTTAGATCCTAAAATGCAACAGATTTTGGAGGGAAAAACGCCCAAAAAAATCATTGTGGTTCCTCACAGAATTGTGAATATTGTAATTTAAAAAAAAATTAACATTGGCAAATTAAAAAAAATGAAGGCTTAATTTTTTTGATTTTTTAATGTATTTTTAAAAACTGAGAAATATCATTAAAAAAAAAGAGAAAAAATGAAATATCGAAATCGTAATAATATTTCATTATCAAAAAAAAGCAAAATGTTTATTTAAGACTATTGTATTTTAATTAATTTTGCCTTTAATTTACAACCTGATAAAATTTTAAAACAATATAATTTAGTTAAATATGGAAATGAATGTTTCAAAAAATGATGAGCAAGTAGTTGCTAGAAAAGCGGGAGGTTTAAACCCGGCTGTTATTATTCCTATTTTATTCGTTATAGGAGTTTGTATTTATTTATTCGTATTAGGAAGTCCTGGTAACTTCAAAGATGCAGATAAACTAGGTAGTGGATCTGTAGCTTTTGCAAGCGTTGAAGGAAAAGACATTCATCCAGAATCGTTTTTAGGTATTATCTACAAAGGAGGGGTTATCGTACCAATCTTGATTACTTTCATGATTACTGTAATCGTTTTCTCTTTTGAAAGATATTTCGTGCTTGGTAAGGCTGCAGGAAAAGGAAACTTGGATAGCTTCGTAGTACAAGTAAGAAATTTATTAAATCAAAACAAAATTGATGAAGCTTTAGAAGAGTGTGACAGACAACAAGGATCTGTAGGTAACGTAGTGAAGGAAGGTCTTACTACTTACAAAGCTTTATCTCATGATACGACTTTGAATAAAGAGCAGAAAATGGTAGCTCTTAACAAAGCGATTGAAGAGGCTACAACTCTTGAGATGCCAATGTTAGAGAAAAACATGATGATTCTTTCAACTTTAGGTACTGTTGCAACGTTAGTAGCACTTTTAGGAACTGTAATCGGGATGATTAAAGCATTCTTCGCATTAGGTTCAGGTGGTGGTACTCCAGATGCTGCTGCACTTTCTACAGGTATCTCTGAAGCCTTGATCAACACGGCATTAGGTATTGGTACTTCAGCTATCGCTATTATTCTTTATAACTACTTTACTTCTAAAATTGACGGATTAACTTACAAGATCGATGAGATCGCTATGAGTATCCAGCAATCTTTCGCTGAATTCAACTAAGAATTTGTAGCAGGAAATTTGCATTAGCAATAAAAGAAGTTTAATTAAAAATAATAAAAATAATGGCGAGAGTCAAACCAAAAAGACATGGAGTAGTGACGGATATGACCGCGATGTGTGACGTTGCGTTCCTACTACTTACATTCTTTATATTGACCACTCAGTTTAAAAAACCTGACGTGGAGCAGATTAAACCGCCATCTTCAATATCAGAGAAGTTACTTCCTGATGCTAGTTTAATGACTATCAACGCTACTCCAGACGGAAAATTTTATTTCCAGCCGGTAGAAAATGCATCAGAGAGACTACAGCTTTTAGATAAAATGGGTCAAAAATATGGTATTAGTTTTGACAACAACGAAAAAGCTGCATTTCAAAAAGTACAAGCGATTGGGGTTCCTATGAACCAACTTAAGAGCTATCTTGATTTGTCAGATGAGGAGCAGAAGAGTTTCAAGAGTCCTACAGGGATTCCTATGGATAGTACAAATAAGCAGTTAGTAGACTGGGTACAACAGAGTTTGAGCGTAAATCCTGATTACAAATTAGCAATCAAAGGAGACGTAACGACTCAATACCCTAAAGTTAAAAGCCTATTTGAAGGTTTAAGAGATATTGATTTTCTTAAATTTTGGTTGATTACATCACAAGAAGGTAAACCTAACGAATAATATCACGTAGAAATGGCAGAAGTACAAGTACAGGAAAAGGGCGCCAAAGGCGGCAAGGTACGTTCCAAGAAACAGAGTACCAGAGTTGATATGACTCCGATGGTGGACTTGGGTTTTCTATTGATTACCTTCTTTATGTTCACAACCACATTCAGTAAACCGAATGTAATGGATTTGGGTCTTCCGGCAAAACCGAAAGATAAAGATAAAAAACCACCTCCAACAGAAATTAAACTTTCTAACTCTATTTCTTTATTATTAGGTAAAGACAACAGAATTTTCTGGCACCAGCAAGATAATACATCTTTAACGGATCAGAATCTTAATGAGACTACTTTCGATAGAGAAGGGATTAGAAAAGTAATTGAGCAGGCAAAAGCAAATGCGGCAGATAAGACTAAATTTACTATTATTATTAAGCCGACGGATGATGCTGTATATAAAAACTTTGTGGATATTCTTGACGAAATGGCAATTACAAAAAGCGAACAATACGGTGTTACCGATTTGAAGCCTTGGGAATTAGCTATTTATAATAAGAAAGTTGGAAACAATGGAGCAGCTGCTTCACCAGCTACAAAGTAATTTAACCATAAAATTGTAAATCTATGGCAGATGAAAACGTATACAATCAGAATCTTACTTTAGATGAGATTGTATTTGAAAATAGAAACAAAGAGTATGGTGCCTATGATCTGAGACATCAGTATCCTAGACTTCTAACAAGATCTTTTCTTATTGGAACGGCATTATTCTTAGTTTTGGCCTTGTCTCCTTTTATTTATCTTACGATTAAGAGACTTACAGCACCAGAAAAGCAAGAAGTAAAAGCTGATTTGGTAGAAATTCTTCAGGAAGATAAAATTATAGAGCAGCCGAAAGAAGAGGAACCACCTCCACCACCTCCACCTCCAAAAGAAGAGGAAAAAATTGAGGTGATTCAGAACGTAGTTCCGGAGCCTGTAAAAGCTCCAAAAATTGAAACACCACCACCACCAATTTCTAAGCAATTAGAAACAACAACTGGTTTGCAAAATCAGGAGGGGGTAAAAGCTCCGACTTATACACCACCGCCACCACCACCATCTACAGGTACTAAGACTTCAACTGCTGAAGTTAAGCCTCAGGTGAGTGATACTCAGGTTTATACCGAGGTTGAGCAAACTGCAGAATTCCCAGGAGGTATCAATGCCTTTAGAAATAAAGTAGCAAGTAGCTTTGACGGATCTGCAATGAACGGTGATGAAGGTACTGTAAAAGCTGAAGTTACTTTCGTTGTTGAAAGAGATGGAAGTATTACAGATGTAAAGGCTAATGGAAAAAATTCAGACTTCAACTCTGAAGCTGTAAGAACGATTAAGTCTATTAAGAATAAATGGAGTCCTGCTAAAATTAATGGTCAGTCTGTTCGTTACCGATTCAGATTACCTTTAACAATGAATTTTGAAGGATAATATTTATCTTTAAATAATAATTAAAAAAGAGAAGCATATGCTTCTCTTTTTATTTTTTTTGGTATTTTTGTTACATGATGTTCAATTGGTTGTCCTTAATAACAGGATTGTTTTATATCGTTTTAGGAATTGTAGTTATTATCTACAAATTCTTCTTTGTCATTCTTGAACCTGCAGTAGCGTATCCGCTTGGAGCCGTTATGATTCTTTATGGAATATTCAGAATTTACAGGGCAGTTTCAAGAATTAAAAATTCAGGAAATGAAGAATAGTATTAAACTTATAATACTTCTTATTTTTAGTTTAACTACTATAGGTTGTAAAAAAGAAGATAAATCCCCTTCTTACCACAAAGGAGACCTTACCATTCTTACCGACGAATCTTTTAAAAGTGTTACAGAAGCATTGGCCGAAGGCTATATGATTAATTATCCGGAAACACATATCAAGATTGTTACCAAGAAAGAAGACTTAGGTTTTCTTGATCTGTTAAATGATAAAGCAAGAATTGCTGTCATGTCCAGAGATTTAAATGCAGAAGAACTGAAAGCATATAAAGAACAGGTTGGACTAAAATTCTTACCTGCGAGATTTGCTGCTGATGCAGTGGTTTTCGTAGTTCCTAAAACTTCTTCCAAGACGAGTATTTCTATGGAGGAAATTCAAAATGGTCTTATGTCTGAAAACAAAGAATTTATCTTTGACGGAGTTAATTCCAGTAATCTGAATTTTGTTGCTCAGAAATTTAAAAAGCAACCTAAAGATCTTAAGTTTTCTATTATTCCCGGAAGTGAAAATATTATTGAGCAATTAAATAAGTATCCGGATAAGATTGGTGTTATCGGTCTTAATACGTTCAGTCGCCCTTATGATAAGACTGCTGAAAAGTTAAGAGAAATGGTTAAAATATTACCCGTAGAAAGTAAGGGTAAATTATATACTCCGGATTCTGGTGGGCTTCGCGAAATGAAATATCCTTTTACAAGAGTTTTGTATTTTTTAACAAATGAAGGAAACTTTAACATAGCCAATGGCTTTATAAGATATTCTTGTACCCAATTAGGTCAGATGATTGTACAAAAAG from Chryseobacterium piperi encodes:
- a CDS encoding PstS family phosphate ABC transporter substrate-binding protein, which gives rise to MKNSIKLIILLIFSLTTIGCKKEDKSPSYHKGDLTILTDESFKSVTEALAEGYMINYPETHIKIVTKKEDLGFLDLLNDKARIAVMSRDLNAEELKAYKEQVGLKFLPARFAADAVVFVVPKTSSKTSISMEEIQNGLMSENKEFIFDGVNSSNLNFVAQKFKKQPKDLKFSIIPGSENIIEQLNKYPDKIGVIGLNTFSRPYDKTAEKLREMVKILPVESKGKLYTPDSGGLREMKYPFTRVLYFLTNEGNFNIANGFIRYSCTQLGQMIVQKEGLQPYNIYKREVQMR